A single region of the Ziziphus jujuba cultivar Dongzao chromosome 10, ASM3175591v1 genome encodes:
- the LOC107412229 gene encoding auxin-responsive protein IAA16, which produces MGVEDEKYILINFEETELRLGLPGGNGSSEIIRDQEAAALKLNNINGKRGFSETVVDLKLNLSSKDKAVVDSDNSNKVLHQSKPVNAVSSSNNDITAKQPPSKAQVVGWPPVRSFRKNIVAVQKNTKDESDKASGSGAAFVKVSMDGAPYLRKVDLKLYKSYQDLSDALGKMFSSFTIGNCGSQGMKDFMNESKLIDLLNGSEYVPTYEDKDGDWMLVGDVPWEMFVDSCKRLRIMKGSEAIGLAPRAVEKCKNRS; this is translated from the exons ATGGGTGTGGAGGACGAGAAGTACATCTTAATCAATTTCGAAGAGACCGAATTGCGTCTCGGGTTGCCGGGTGGAAATGGATCCAGCGAGATTATCAGAGATCAGGAAGCGGCGGCTTTGAAGTTGAACAATATTAATGGAAAAAGAGGTTTCTCGGAAACCGTggttgatttgaagctcaatcTTTCCTCCAAAGACAAAGCTGTTGTTGATTCCGATAATTCAAATAAAGTTCTTCACCAATCCAAGCCTGTTAATGCTGTTTCTTCTTCTAACAATGATATTACTGCCAAACAGCCTCCTTCAAA GGCGCAAGTTGTCGGTTGGCCACCCGTTCGATCATTCAGAAAAAACATCGTGGCCGTCCAAAAGAACACCAAAGATGAATCTGACAAAGCCAGTGGTAGCGGTGCTGCATTCGTAAAGGTTAGCATGGACGGTGCTCCGTATTTACGTAAAGTGGACTTAAAGTTGTACAAAAGCTACCAGGATCTGTCTGATGCTTTAGGCAAAATGTTCAGCTCTTTCACCATTG GTAATTGTGGTTCACAAGGAATGAAGGATTTCATGAACGAGAGCAAATTGATAGATCTTTTAAATGGGTCAGAATACGTGCCCACTTATGAGGACAAAGATGGTGATTGGATGCTTGTTGGGGATGTTCCATGGGA AATGTTTGTTGATTCATGCAAACGCTTGCGGATAATGAAAGGCTCTGAAGCCATTGGACTTG CGCCAAGAGCAGTGGAGAAGTGCAAGAACAGAAGTTGa
- the LOC107412162 gene encoding auxin-induced protein 22D: MAFERDHDLNLEATELRLGLPGRAEDQPTEKNTPFSGVRGSKRALNEDDSKTKDFSNALDTKKSDQESVPPTKAQVVGWPPVRSYRKNCLQAKKTESDLASGIYVKVSMDGAPYLRKMDLKVYNGYSELLKALEDMFKFKVGNYSEREGYNGSEYVPTYEDKDGDWMLVGDVPWEMFISSCKRLRIMKGSEARGLGCAV; encoded by the exons ATGGCATTCGAAAGAGATCATGATCTGAACCTTGAGGCTACAGAGCTTAGATTAGGCTTACCTGGAAGAGCTGAAGATCAGCCTACAGAGAAGAATACACCTTTTTCTGGTGTAAGAGGCAGCAAAAGAGCGTTGAATGAAGATGACTCTAAAACCAAAGACTTCTCTAATGCTTTGGATACCAAAAAGTCTGACCAAGAATCTGTTCCACCCACCAA GGCACAAGTAGTAGGGTGGCCTCCGGTGAGATCTTACAGGAAAAACTGCCTCCAAGCAAAGAAAACAGAATCGGACTTGGCAAGTGGGATTTATGTGAAAGTCAGCATGGATGGAGCTCCATACCTTAGAAAAATGGATCTCAAGGTCTACAATGGATATTCAGAGCTGCTTAAAGCTTTGGAAGACATGTTCAAGTTCAAAGTAGGCAATTACAGTGAGAGGGAAGGTTACAATGGATCAGAATATGTACCAACTTATGAAGACAAAGATGGTGATTGGATGCTTGTTGGAGATGTTCCATGGGA aaTGTTTATCTCTTCATGCAAAAGGCTTAGGATCATGAAAGGGTCAGAAGCCAGGGGCCTGGGTTGTGCtgtatga
- the LOC107412197 gene encoding mediator of RNA polymerase II transcription subunit 14 produces MAAELGQQTVDFSTLVSRATEESFLSLKELVEKSKASDQSDSEKKISILKYLVKTQQRMLRLNVLAKWCQQVPLIQYCQQLASTLSSHDTCFTQAADSLFFMHEGLQQARAPVYDVPSAVEVLLTGTYERLPKCIEDVGMQSTLNEDQQKPALKKLDTLVRSKLLEVSLPKEISEVKVSEGTALLRVDGEFKVLVTLGYRGHLSLWRILHMELLVGERGGPIKLEESRRHALGDDLERRMAAAENPFITLYSVLHELCVALIMDTVIRQVQALRLGRWRDAIRFELISDGTMGHGGNVINQDGETDASGLRTPGLKIIYWLDLDKNTGIPDSGSCPFIKIEPGPDLQIKCLHSTFVIDPLTGKEADFSLDQNCIDVEKLLLRAISCNRYTRLLEIQKDLAKNVQISRASGDVVLQSRMEEADIDSKKKDYKANTRENEGQEVLRVRAYDSSFFTLAINIRTGRYLLLSSPGIIESSALLEFEDALNQGSMNAAEVFISLRSKSILHLFASISRFLGLEVYEHGFSAVKVPKNILNGSSALLMGFPDCGSSYFLLMQLDKEFKPQFKLLETQSELSGKAYSFNDLNQVIRFKKIDIGQMQILEDEMTLSLFDWQKLNSFLPSAGGPNQASENGLLPDVSLEGSMQVAGCPPSSFSSIVDEVFELERGSPIPMNVSMNFHSIKAGTPSPKWEGSMQVSQINNGPKISSMVTHYNGPLYSSSNLKGPLQSTSHGSLSSGPGRTNSVKKLSASKSDQDLASLRSPQSVEFGSSTSLDEDQLRLLNDTSNSSKYSLYGRTSRLLSPPRPTGPRISVSNVKPNGPRSSPTGPLTGSFRVAGSSSCATTPISQALDSAVCQSPSQDVVPKHDRNPRKRTVSDMLNLIPSLQDVEANSGFCKRRKVLEAARAQQSSLQVLMPMEMVSKADSYSYGNLIAEANRGNAPSSVYVSALLHVVRHCSLCIKHARLTSQMEELDIPYVEEVGLRRGSSNIWLRLPFARGDTWQHICLRLGRPGSMYWDVKINDQHFRDLWELQKGSSSTPWGSGVRIANTSDIDSHIRYDPEGVVLSYQSVEADSIKKLVADIQRLYNARMFALGMRKLLGVRADEKPEESVTNTDVKASVGFKGSLEAVDRLSEQMRRAFRIEAVGLMSLWFSFGSGVVARFVVEWESDKEGCTMHVSPDQLWPHTKFLEDFINGAEVASLLDCIRLTAGPLHALAAATRPARAGPIPGVPGVAAALSSLPKQAGYLPSQGLLPSGSTSNVSQVPSGPGVNPVAATAAGPLANHNLHGPAMLAAAGRGGPGIVPSSLLPIDVSVVLRGPYWIRIIYRKHFAVDMRCFAGDQVWLQPATPPKGGPSVGGSLPCPQFRPFIMEHVAQELNGLEPSFSGGQQTGGLANSNNQNSGAGSQLSTANGNRVNLPSSASISRTSNQVAGLNRMGNGPPGSSNLAVVSSGVPLRRSPGTGVPAHVRGELNTAIIGLGDDGGYGGGWVPLVALKKVLRGILKYLGVLWLFAQLPDLLKEILGSILKDNEGALLNLDQEQPALRFFVGGYVFAVSVHRVQLLLQVLSVKRFHHQQQQQQQQNSTTAQEELTQSEIGEICDYFSRRVASEPYDASRVASFITLLTLPISVLREFLKLIAWKKGLAQAQGGDVAPAQKPRIELCLENHAGLNMDYSSENSSVAKSNIHYDRPHNSVDFALTVVLDPAHIPYINAAGGAAWLPYCVSVRLRYSFGENPNVSFLGMEGSHGGRACWLRVDDWEKCKQRVARTVEVNGGSAGDISQGRLRIIADNVQRTLNLCLQGLRDGGGVTASSVAT; encoded by the exons ATGGCTGCAGAGCTAGGGCAACAAACGGTGGACTTCTCCACCCTCGTCAGTCGGGCCACCGAGGAATCCTTCCTCTCCCTCAAGGAACTCGTTGAGAAATCCAAGGCCTCCGACCAGTCCGACTCCGAGAAGAAGATTAGCATCCTCAAGTATTTGGTCAAGACCCAGCAGCGTATGCTCCGGCTAAATGTCCTCGCCAAGTGGTGCCAACAG GTTCCTTTGATACAGTACTGTCAACAACTTGCATCCACCTTGTCGAGTCATGATACTTGCTTCACTCAGGCTGCAGATTCATTGTTTTTCATGCATGAGGGGCTACAGCAAGCTCGTGCTCCTGTGTATGATGTTCCTTCTGCAGTTGAAGTTCTTTTAACGGGAACATATGAGCGTTTACCTAAATGTATTGAAGATGTAGGTATGCAGAGCACATTAAATGAGGATCAGCAAAAACCAGCATTGAAAAAGTTGGACACTCTGGTACGGTCTAAACTATTAGAAGTTTCACTACCAAAAGAAATTTCTGAGGTCAAAGTTTCTGAAGGTACTGCACTCCTTCGTGTGGATGGGGAATTTAAGGTGCTAGTTACTCTTGGTTACCGTGGACACCTATCCCTGTGGAGGATATTACATATGGAGCTGCTTGTTGGTGAAAGAGGTGGCCCCATTAAGCTGGAGGAATCGAGGCGGCATGCTCTTGGGGATGATTTAGAGCGTAGAATGGCTGCCGCAGAAAATCCGTTTATAACATTGTACTCGGTTCTTCATGAGCTATGTGTTGCACTCATTATGGATACTGTCATAAGGCAAGTACAAGCTCTTCGACTAGGAAGATGGAGAGATGCAATTCGGTTTGAACTCATATCTGATGGAACTATGGGTCATGGGGGGAATGTCATAAATCAAGATGGAGAAACTGATGCATCTGGTCTGCGAACTCCtggattaaaaattatttactggTTGGATTTGGATAAAAACACTGGTATTCCTGACTCAGGGTCATGCccctttataaaaattgaacctGGACCAGATCTGCAGATAAAATGTCTTCATAGCACATTTGTTATAGATCCATTAACTGGGAAGGAGGCCGATTTTTCACTTGATCAAAATTGCATTGATGTTGAGAAATTGCTATTACGAGCTATATCTTGTAATAGATACACTCGTCTCCTTGAGATCCAGAAAGACCTTGCAAAAAATGTTCAAATCTCTCGCGCTTCTGGTGATGTTGTGCTTCAGTCCCGAATGGAAGAAGCTGATATCGACTCCAAAaag AAAGATTATAAGGCCAATACCAGAGAAAATGAAGGGCAGGAAGTATTACGTGTGCGTGCGTATGACTCATCATTTTTTACCTTGGCAATAAATATAAG GACTGGTCGCTATCTTCTCCTGTCATCCCCAGGTATTATTGAATCATCAGCTTTGCTAGAATTTGAAGATGCTTTAAACCAGGGAAGTATGAATGCTGCTGAAGTTTTCATAAGCTTGAGAAGCAAAAGTATCTTGCACTTATTTGCATCTATCAGCCGGTTTTTAGGCCTTGAG GTATATGAGCATGGTTTTTCTGCAGTTAAAGTACCAAAGAACATCTTGAATGGTTCTTCTGCATTGCTGATGGGGTTTCCGGACTGTGGGAGTTCTTATTTTCTGCTGATGCAACTTGATAAGGAGTTTAAACCCCAATTTAAATTGCTAGAGACTCAGTCAGAACTGTCTGGCAAAGCTTATTCTTTCAATGACCTAAATCAGGTGATTCGCTTTAAGAAAATTGACATTGGCCAGATGCAGATTCTTGAAGATGAAATGACTTTGAGCTTGTTTGACTGGCAAAAACTAAACTCCTTTTTACCCAGTGCTGGGGGTCCTAATCAGGCTTCTGAAAATGGGCTTCTTCCTGATGTTAGCCTTGAGGGTTCCATGCAAGTTGCAGGATGCCCACCATCAAGCTTCTCATCTATTGTTGATGAAGTTTTTGAACTTGAGAGAGGCTCTCCCATTCCTATGAACGTTTCCATGAATTTTCATTCCATAAAAGCTGGAACACCATCTCCTAAATGGGAAGGAAGTATGCAGGTATCCCAGATTAACAATGGTCCAAAAATTTCAAGTATGGTTACCCATTATAATGGCCCCTTATATTCTTCAAGCAATTTGAAGGGCCCACTACAGTCAACTTCTCATGGCTCCCTATCATCTGGCCCAGGAAGGACCAACTCTGTTAAAAAGTTATCTGCTTCAAAATCTGATCAGGATTTGGCTTCTCTTAGGTCTCCACAGTCAGTTGAGTTTGGTTCTTCTACTTCATTGGATGAAGATCAGCTGAGATTGCTAAATGATACGTCAAACAGTTCAAAATATTCATTATATGGGAGGACTTCTCGCCTATTATCTCCACCTCGACCCACTGGCCCTCGAATCTCTGTGTCGAATGTGAAACCTAATGGACCCAGAAGTTCACCTACTGGGCCTCTAACTGGATCTTTCAGGGTTGCTGGATCAAGCTCATGTGCAACAACTCCCATAT CCCAGGCACTTGATTCAGCTGTATGTCAGAGTCCTAGTCAAGATGTTGTTCCAAAACATGATAGAAATCCTCGAAAGCGTACAGTTTCAGATATGTTGAATTTGATTCCATCGCTTCAAGATGTAGAAGCCAATTCAGGATTTTGTAAGAGAAGGAAAGTCTTGGAAGCAGCTCGTGCTCAACAATCATCACTGCAGGTGCTTATGCCAATGGAAATGGTTTCAAAAGCCGATAGTTACAGTTATGGAAATCTTATTGCTGAAGCTAATAGAGGAAATGCACCTTCAAGTGTTTATGTTTCAGCGCTTCTTCATGTGGTTAGGCACTGTTCACTTTGTATCAAACATGCAAGATTAACTAGCCAGATGGAGGAGCTGGACATCCCATATGTTGAAGAAGTGGGTTTAAGACGTGGATCCTCGAACATATGGCTCCGACTACCATTTGCAAGAGGTGATACATGGCAACATATATGTTTGCGGCTTGGCAGACCTGGAAGCATGTATTGGGATGTTAAGATTAATGACCAGCACTTCAGGGATTTGTGGGAGCTTCAGAAAGGAAGCAGTAGCACACCATGGGGCTCAGGCGTTCGCATTGCCAATACATCTGATATAGATTCTCATATCCGATATGATCCAGAAGGTGTTGTTCTCAGTTATCAATCTGTTGAGGCTGATAGTATAAAGAAGTTAGTGGCAGATATCCAAAGGCTGTATAATGCAAGGATGTTTGCCCTTGGGATGAGGAAACTGCTTGGAGTAAGGGCAGATGAGAAGCCAGAAGAAAGTGTTACAAACACCGATGTTAAAGCATCAGTTGGGTTTAAAGGCTCTCTTGAGGCAGTTGATCGACTATCGGAACAGATGAGAAGGGCGTTTAGGATTGAGGCAGTTGGGCTAATGAGTTTGTGGTTTAGTTTTGGGTCAGGTGTTGTGGCTCGTTTTGTTGTCGAGTGGGAATCAGATAAAGAAGGATGCACGATGCATGTTTCTCCTGACCAACTATGGCCTCATACCAAG TTTTTGGAGGATTTTATAAATGGAGCTGAAGTTGCATCCCTTTTGGACTGCATTCGACTTACTGCAGGACCCTTACATGCTCTTGCAGCTGCAACTCGTCCTGCAAGAGCTGGTCCTATTCCAGGGGTCCCTGGGGTAGCAGCAGCACTTTCTTCTCTCCCAAAGCAGGCTGGGTATCTACCATCCCAGGGACTTCTGCCTAGTGGTTCAACCTCAAATGTCAGTCAGGTTCCTTCAGGCCCTGGGGTGAACCCAGTTGCAGCTACTGCAGCTGGTCCTCTTGCAAATCATAACCTTCATGGCCCTGCGATGTTGGCTGCAGCTGGCAGAGGTGGCCCTGGCATTGTACCTAGCTCACTGTTGCCCATTGATGTCTCTGTTGTTCTACGTGGCCCCTACTGGATACGTATCATATATCGCAAACACTTTGCAGTTGACATGCGTTGCTTTGCAGGAGACCAGGTTTGGCTGCAACCAGCAACACCACCGAAAGGTGGCCCTTCAGTTGGGGGATCATTGCCTTGCCCCCAATTTCGACCATTTATAATGGAACATGTTGCCCAAGAATTAAATGGTTTAGAGCCAAGTTTTTCTGGTGGTCAACAGACAGGAGGTTTGGCGAATTCAAATAATCAAAACTCAGGTGCAGGATCTCAACTATCAACTGCCAATGGAAATAGAGTTAACCTTCCTAGCTCTGCTTCAATTTCTAGGACAAGCAACCAAGTGGCTGGTTTAAACCGTATGGGAAATGGTCCTCCAGGATCTTCAAATTTGGCTGTTGTGAGCTCAGGAGTACCTTTACGTAGATCCCCAGGCACAGGTGTTCCAGCACATGTAAGAGGAGAATTAAATACAGCCATCATTGGGCTTGGGGATGATGGTGGCTATGGAGGTGGTTGGGTTCCTCTTGTTGCTCTTAAGAAGGTGCTCAGAGGCATACTCAAGTACCTTGGAGTGTTATGGCTGTTTGCTCAGCTACCAGATCTGTTGAAAGAGATCCTTGGGTCTATCTTAAAGGACAATGAAGGAGCACTCTTAAATTTGGACCAGGAGCAGCCTGCCTTGCGTTTCTTTGTGGG GGGATATGTATTTGCAGTAAGCGTCCACAGAGTTCAACTTCTTCTTCAAGTCCTTAGTGTGAAGCGATTCCACcatcagcagcaacaacaacagcagcaaaACTCAACCACTGCCCAAGAGGAGCTAACTCAATCTGAAATAGGCGAGATATGTGATTACTTCAGCCGCCGTGTTGCATCAGAGCCCTATGATGCATCTCGTGTTGCATCATTCATTACTCTTCTCACCTTACCTATATCGGTTTTAAGAGAATTCTTGAAACTAATTGCATGGAAAAAAGGTCTAGCCCAGGCACAAGGAGGAGATGTAGCTCCTGCACAAAAGCCTCGAATTGAATTATGTCTTGAAAATCATGCTGGGTTGAATATGGATTATAGCTCAGAGAATTCATCTGTAGCCAAAAGCAACATCCATTATGATCGGCCTCACAATTCTGTTGATTTTGCTTTGACCGTTGTTCTTGATCCTGCTCATATACCATACATAAATGCTGCAGGTGGTGCTGCTTGGTTGCCTTACTGTGTCTCTGTGAGGTTGAGGTATTCGTTCGGTGAAAACCCTAATGTGTCTTTTCTTGGTATGGAGGGAAGCCATGGAGGTCGGGCTTGCTGGTTACGTGTTGATGATTGGGAGAAATGTAAACAGAGGGTTGCTCGAACAGTGGAAGTTAATGGAGGCTCAGCAGGTGACATTAGTCAAGGAAGGTTGAGAATAATTGCTGACAATGTGCAAAGAACCTTGAATCTGTGTCTACAAGGGTTAAGGGATGGTGGTGGGGTTACTGCAAGCTCCGTGGCAACATGA
- the LOC107412192 gene encoding pathogenesis-related protein PR-4, with protein sequence MGKVSALVVLMMCMVASASAQSANNVRATYHLYNPQNINWDYNTASVYCATWDANKPLEWRKKYGWTAFCGPVGPHGQESCGKCLKVTNTGTGKDVTVRIVDQCSNGGLDLDVNVFNEIDTDGKGNAQGYLIVNYEFVNCGD encoded by the exons ATGGGGAAGGTGAGCGCTTTGGTGGTGTTGATGATGTGCATGGTGGCAAGTGCTAGTGCACAGAGTGCCAACAATGTGAGAGCAACATACCATTTGTACAATCCGCAGAATATCAATTGGGATTATAACACTGCCAGCGTCTACTGCGCAACCTGGGACGCTAACAAGCCCTTGGAATGGCGTAAAAAATATGGATGGACTGCCTTTTGTGGACCTGTTGGGCCTCATGGCCAGGAGTCCTGTGGCAAGTGCTTGAAG GTGACGAACACTGGGACGGGAAAAGATGTAACAGTGAGAATTGTGGATCAGTGCAGCAATGGTGGGTTAGATTTGGATGTGAACGTGTTTAATGAGATTGACACCGATGGAAAAGGCAACGCACAAGGCTACCTTATCGTCAACTACGAGTTTGTCAACTGTGGAGACTAA
- the LOC107412198 gene encoding pentatricopeptide repeat-containing protein At3g04750, mitochondrial, which translates to MLLSMQSYRLGIRFLSSASKSSNRRIHWDPTVALVLNHETLFLLEKCSTRYHFKQILGQMMRTGLVGLTFPMSRLLLFSAITHPENLDMAILLFNYYTPQPNLFIYNTMISALSFSATQSFDMYNSMLHSSIYPDKHTLLYLLQASQFIPEVKQIHCHAIVTGLISYGYLKNSLTKKYLEKGQLGLAHQVFHEMSKPDAVSFNIMIVGYAKEGFCVEAIKMFHEMVHLGLTPDEFTIVGLLLCCGLLRDARLGKSVHGWIKRKNSSSSSNLILGNALLDMYVKCGELGFSLKVFNALVEKDTISWNTVIAGHAKVGELELALAFFNQIPRKDLVSWNSLIAGYVKKDDYIMVTNLFNSMVSENVRPDSVTMICLVSTAAETGALDQGKRIHGLIIRMQMQIDAYLGSALIDMYCKCGGIEIAFSVFKGLERRDVTLWTTMITGFAFHGYGSKALGLFLEMQRDVIPNKVTFVAVLTACSHSGFVDEGLNIFNTMKKEFGIEPGVEHYGCLVDLLARSGMVAEAKDVIERMPMKPSKSIWGSMLSACRAHGNVELAELASKELLKLEPEREGGYVLLSNIYAACGRWSYSDKVREVMVSRGVKKAAGCSSVVVDGLIYDFVAADKRHPRWEDICSIIHCLRIEMKLDTEFSWEYFSMLLDPY; encoded by the coding sequence ATGCTTTTATCCATGCAAAGTTATAGGCTAGGAATTCGTTTTCTCAGTTCAGCTTCTAAAAGCAGCAACAGGAGAATCCATTGGGATCCAACTGTGGCTCTTGTACTCAATCACGAAACCCTGTTTTTGCTTGAGAAATGCAGTACAAGGTATCATTTCAAACAGATATTGGGACAGATGATGAGGACCGGGCTTGTTGGTCTGACATTTCCCATGAGCAGGCTTCTCTTATTCTCTGCTATCACACACCCTGAGAATTTAGACATGGCCATCCTCCTTTTCAACTACTATACTCCTCAACCCAATCTTTTCATTTACAACACCATGATTTCAGCTTTATCTTTCTCTGCAACTCAATCATTTGATATGTACAATTCCATGCTCCATTCTAGCATATACCCAGATAAACATACCCTTCTTTACCTGCTCCAAGCCTCCCAGTTTATACCAGAAGTGAAGCAGATTCATTGCCATGCTATTGTTACAGGTTTGATTTCATATGGTTATCTGAAAAACTCCCTTACCAAGAAGTATTTGGAAAAAGGACAGTTGGGGCTTGCTCACCAGGTATTTCATGAAATGTCAAAACCAGATGCTGTCTCATTTAATATAATGATTGTTGGCTATGCCAAGGAGGGATTTTGTGTAGAAGCCATAAAAATGTTTCATGAGATGGTGCATTTGGGTCTTACACCGGATGAGTTTACCATTGTTGGACTTCTTTTGTGTTGTGGACTACTAAGAGATGCACGACTTGGGAAGTCTGTTCATGGATGGATCAAGAGGAAAAACTCTAGTAGTTCTTCAAACTTGATATTGGGAAATGCACTACTAGACATGTATGTGAAATGTGGAGAATTGGGGTTTTCCCTAAAGGTGTTTAATGCATTAGTGGAGAAGGATACCATTTCATGGAACACTGTGATTGCAGGACATGCCAAGGTCGGGGAATTGGAACTTGCTTTagcattttttaatcaaattcctAGGAAGGATCTTGTTTCTTGGAATTCATTAATTGCTGGCTATGTCAAGAAGGATGATTATATAATGGTAACGAATCTATTCAATAGCATGGTTTCGGAGAATGTAAGGCCTGACAGTGTCACAATGATATGTTTAGTATCAACTGCAGCAGAAACTGGAGCATTGGACCAAGGAAAACGGATACATGGCTTAATCATTAGGATGCAGATGCAAATAGATGCATATTTAGGTTCAGCGCTAATAGACATGTATTGCAAGTGTGGTGGCATTGAAATAGCTTTCTCAGTTTTCAAAGGACTAGAAAGAAGGGATGTTACTCTATGGACGACAATGATTACTGGATTTGCTTTCCATGGTTATGGAAGCAAAGCTCTGGGTCTGTTTCTTGAGATGCAGAGAGATGTAATACCAAATAAGGTTACCTTTGTTGCTGTTCTTACAGCTTGCAGTCATAGTGGATTTGTGGATGAAGGGCTTAATATATTCAATACTATGAAGAAAGAATTTGGCATTGAACCAGGGGTTGAACATTATGGATGTTTGGTGGATCTTTTAGCTCGATCAGGTATGGTGGCAGAGGCAAAAGATGTGATCGAAAGGATGCCAATGAAACCAAGTAAATCCATATGGGGTTCGATGCTTAGTGCTTGTAGAGCTCATGGTAATGTAGAACTAGCAGAGCTAGCATCAAAAGAGCTGCTCAAGTTAGAGCCTGAGAGAGAGGGTGGATATGTACTGTTGTCTAACATATACGCTGCCTGTGGAAGATGGAGCTATTCAGATAAGGTTAGGGAAGTCATGGTAAGCAGGGGAGTTAAAAAGGCTGCAGGTTGCAGTAGTGTGGTGGTTGATGGTCTTATTTATGATTTTGTGGCAGCAGATAAGCGGCATCCAAGATGGGAAGACATTTGTTCGATTATCCACTGTCTCAGAATTGAAATGAAGCTGGACACTGAATTTTCATGGGAATATTTCTCAATGTTGCTAGACCCATATTGA
- the LOC107412231 gene encoding pro-hevein, which translates to MGKLSHCVFLVLLLCLVAGAAAQQCGRDVGGKTCDGNLCCSQYGWCGSTEEYCSPSKNCQSNCWGGGGGGGGGGGGGDSGEGSASNVRATYHYYNPEQHGWDLNAVSAYCSTWDANKPYSWRSKYGWTAFCGPSGPRGQASCGKCLRVTNTRTGAQKIVRIVDQCSNGGLDLDVGVFNQLDTDGNGYAQGHLIVNYQFVNCGDGLDIVNPLLSIIDHGLIN; encoded by the exons aTGGGAAAACTTAGCCATTGTGTGTTTTTGGTATTGCTATTATGCTTAGTTGCTGGTGCAGCAGCCCAGCAATGTGGCAGAGATGTTGGTGGCAAAACTTGTGATGGAAACCTTTGTTGCAGCCAGTATGGCTGGTGTGGCAGCACTGAAGAGTACTGTTCTCCCTCCAAGAACTGCCAGAGCAACTGTTGGGGCGGCGGTGGCGGTGGCGGTGGCGGTGGCGGTGGCGGTGATAGCGGTGAAGGGAGTGCATCAAATGTGCGTGCAACCTATCATTACTATAACCCGGAGCAACATGGATGGGACTTGAATGCAGTTTCTGCTTATTGTTCTACTTGGGATGCTAACAAGCCCTATTCATGGCGTAGTAAGTATGGTTGGACTGCTTTCTGTGGCCCTTCTGGGCCTCGTGGCCAAGCTTCTTGTGGCAAGTGTTTGAGg GTTACAAATACGAGGACCGGGGCTCAAAAAATAGTGAGGATTGTGGATCAGTGCAGCAATGGAGGATTAGATTTGGATGTTGGGGTATTCAACCAATTGGACACTGATGGGAACGGTTATGCTCAAGGTCATCTCATTGTAAACTACCAGTTTGTCAACTGCGGAGATGGCCTGGATATTGTTAATCCTCTGCTTTCTATTATTGATCATGGTCTGATCAATTAA